TCAGACGGGCGGCATCCGACCAGTGTAAAATCGCTTCGATCGTACAGGTATCCTGAAATTGGAGCGGACGGTGGTAGTCGATATGTACCTTGCGAATCGGGGCGACGATGCCGCTGTGGTAAAAATCCATATAGCCGATGCCATACTTTTCCCCAAGCGCAACACGGGCATCTTCAAAATAACTGATATAACGACCATGCCACACGATTCCGAGTGGGTCGACTTCTTCAAAACGGACGGTGCGCTCCACCGTGGCGCGGAGTGGCTGGGGATCATCGGGATTTATCGGGAAGTAAGGGTGTTTCATACGTCGACCTTGGCGAGATCACAGGTCACAGATGCAGCAACCCCTTGTGTCGAAATTATTTGTCCTTTCATGGTGAGCGCACTCTCTTTTTCGGTGATTTGAATTTTGGCCTGTACCTCGGTGTCCGGCGTGATCATCGCGCTGAATTTGGCCTGCGTAATTTTTTGCAGTTGCAGCGTGGTATCGCACCACGCTTCGGCCAGCGCCAGCAGGGTTTCAATCTGGATAACGGCGGGGAGCACGGGGTTATCCGGGAAGTGTCCCTGAAAGCCAACAAAAGAAACGGGAAAGCGGTATGGCTGCGTAATCCAATCCTCGTTTTGTTCCGGAAGTGACTGGGCGCATTGCCGTATTGTGTTGCGAATCATACTTGAGTACCTCGTGATATTTGGAACAGATTTCTCCTCGCTGCGCTCGTTCGAAATGACAGATATATCTCGATCCTCGTCTTTCGTGGTGCATGGTTCATTGCTCCGTCCGTCCCTGATAGACGCGGGGGATAAACACGAGCGCAACCACCAGCGCGCTACTGACACCGAGCAAGACGGTGATCCCGATGGAGTTCAGTGCCGGATGTTCGGCCAACGCGAGTGCTCCCAATCCCGCAAGGGTCGTGAATCCTGAAGCCAGAACCGCTTTTGAGACCGAAAAAGCATATCCTTCACTCACCTGGCAAACCATGTAGATGCCATAGTCCACGGCGAGCCCTAAAACTAGCGCGGCGGCTACGATATTCATCGCGTTACAGGCCATGCCGACGTATCCCATGATGCCGAACATGCACACCGTTCCGCTGAGGGCAGGGAGAAGGGCGTAGAGCGCTTTGGATACTCGGCGAAACAGGAGCAACAGCATCACAGCGATCATGACGAGGGCAGAAGCAAAGAATCGGATAAAGTCAGACTGAATGGCCTCGCCCACTTGCTCGGCAAGCTGCGCTTGCGACAGAAACGTCAGTTGAGGGAGTGTTTCGCTCAACTCAATAAAGGTAGCACGGAGCTGTGCGGTATCGGGAGCGAAGGTCAACACGCGCCAATCACCGTCGCTTGGCAGCAAAAACGGGGCTGCCAGCTCTGCAAGCTCATGGGTGGCGCTCTGCTGCACGTCTATGACTGGCGGTAGCGCTTGGGTCGTTTGCACAAAAGGGGCGAAGGCGTTAGCCGAAAAGCCGACTTCGCGGGCGTGGCGTTGCAGCCATCCCAGAATTTCTTGCCCTTTACTCCCCT
This Chrysiogenes arsenatis DSM 11915 DNA region includes the following protein-coding sequences:
- a CDS encoding acyl-CoA thioesterase, whose protein sequence is MKHPYFPINPDDPQPLRATVERTVRFEEVDPLGIVWHGRYISYFEDARVALGEKYGIGYMDFYHSGIVAPIRKVHIDYHRPLQFQDTCTIEAILHWSDAARLNYEFIIRNAQQEVATTGYTVQMFMDNNHTVQLTLPPFFAAFREWWRLGALQ